ttctcatctctttgtctgttttacccagtttgtttattagtttactatgtttgtccccaattgtaaagcgctacggaatatgttgtcgctatataaataaattatgatgatgataatgatggtgtctCTTTTCTGGGGAGAATTTGTGGACTGCTTGGTATGGCTGGAAGTGGGCATGTCATCCATCAATCCCAGGGTGTGTCTCTTTGGTTTAAACCTAGTAAGGAAGACGCATTAACTTATCGGACCGCTTATTACCACGTCGTTTATGTTGGCGAAAGTGTTAATTGCCAGAAAATAGATGGCTTCGGAGGCCCCCACTTTGAGGGACTGTATTCATCTTGACAATGATACTGTTGGTCACGAAAGATTTTTGTATACCAGTCGTAATTTAGttgacaaaaataataaaatatggatGGGGGACCTCTCCCTATGCGGAGGGGCTGCGGGACGTGGACCCCCTTTGAGTAATCTGCTCCACGCAGGCGCCCAGCCACTACCTGTCTAGCTCTCCCCAGGGGTTTTTCGGGTCGCAAGATCCTTCACGTGTGGCATGCGCAGTGAATATGTTACTTATGTTTCCTACTTTGGGCAGGACCATTGTGGGGCCGCTGCCACTCTCAGCAGCCACTAGATGAATATATTCTGCCTGCTatgtttcttcctttttttttttgtattgcattCTTGATTGCTAATATTTGTTGTCGTTATTCTGCTCTTTGTTGATTTCCATGACACTGATGATGCCTCTGTGAGGGTTTAGTTTACTATTGTTAATGTTTAAGATAAAGAAAATGTGTAAAACTTAAAAAATAGGAATTCACAGAAATGCATTTATAGTAAAAGTTGTTCCTTTTTGGTTAAGGGACTTGGCAAGAAAAAAATTCTCAAGAGTAGAGAATCCCACAACTTCACTCACTGGCTCCCTCTAGAGGAGGAAATGAAGAGGCAGAGACCGCTGCTCAGCACCTATCGAACGGACTTCTGGACGCTGGACGAAAAGACGGGGAAGGCGCCTCAGCTGTTGGTCCCCAGGATGAACAGAGCGACGTCAGCCTCGTATTGCGGACTGACGACCTATAAGCACATGTTGAAAAGCCACGTCAATCTTCAGGCCTCTCAGGACCCAGTCACAAAACAAATGCCAGCCATCTATAACAATAACAGGGCGGGAACAGCCGGCCCCTCGCTACAGAGATCCATGTCTGCTCCGTATAAGCGTTTGACCGTATCCGACTGTCTCATTTGGCGCACTCCAGACAGCACGATACAACAAAGCTCGTAGAACATCGAGACACCAAGTCCAGGGATCAGAATAGGTGTCTCGGTGCAGGGTTAGCAGCACAAATTGGCCTCCAAAATAATAGATTTACTGTCTAAAGCAAAATCTCTGGATATAAGATAAACTTCTTGAGGTCTAGCTTTAAACGacaaacaaaaaattatatatatcttaGAATAATACATCACAGCATCATATGATATTCTGTATCAGGAAAAATTCCCTGGATTGATTGCAAAAATCTAGGCTGACCTCTGCTCTTAGAGGGAACTGATCATTTTATTGGCTCAGGATCATTGCAGTAAAGATAAATATTCTTCTCAAACTTATAAAATTATAACATAAAATGATTTTCAAACTTTGCCCGATCAGATACCGTAGTCAAAATTTAAGACTATTGTCTGGATTTgtttggaaaaaaacaacaaggtTTTCCATACCCACAGATTTAGGGCTCATGGGATTCCCAAATACTTTTGTTCTCTTCCCCTCATGCTGGCATGGCAAAATTtaggaatataaatatattaataaattgttaaaTTCTCTTAAGAAAAACTTGTAAGATCTCTTCCTACAATAAAGACGTAagaaaagttctaaaaaaaagtaaagaaaaataaataaatagctacCATTAGATGGATTTGCTTTGAACACTAAATCAGTAGCCGCGAGAAAAATGATGTCTTACTGTAAGTTTCACCAAATTGTGTTTCTTCTACACTCAGGGTGTTGTGGTGGCTGAATCCGTTCATGgaggtctgggggtaaatgtatcaagctgagagttttccggcgggtttgaaaaggagatgttgcctatagcaaccaatcagattctagctatcattttgtagaatgtactaaataaatgatagctagaatctgattggttttttaaacccactggaaaaactctcagcttgatacatttaccccttggttgtAAAAGATTCAAAACAAagtgtcttttaaaaaaaaacaaacaaaaaaaacctcccaAAACTGTCTTTGAAAACGTTAATTTTGAGCAATAAATTTTctaaatacatgtaaaatataatagtGAACTGAACAATTGTACATTATAAACAACTTTTTATACCCTCAAAACTATTGTTTTCTTTGAGCTACTAAGGAGTTCCACAGacgtgtgcatatatatatatatatatatatatatatatatatatatataaacacaaaacacATGTTCAccaattgcaccaaaaaatgttttttttatgttttttatttttcctttaaaagtttttattaaattttgcaaaagtttttaaagggtacagaaataaaaagaggggggggggggagtggggaggagggaatgaCAATAAACAAATGGGTAAAAGGGGAGGGCgggtacatagtgggtaaggaacacaacaatatatatgttttttatttttaaagaaaatgtaaaggTTGAAAACACGTAAGATTATGGAATGAACTATGTATTGTCTAGCGGTTTCTAATCTTTTCATTAATGTCATACATGTATATGAAAGAATCTCTGCAGACTATAAATATTATATCAAATTTCATTTAAGTTAATTCTCATCATTTGGGAAAATTAAACCATCTcttgtaatgtaaataaatattttagtatagtttctgttata
This window of the Mixophyes fleayi isolate aMixFle1 chromosome 8, aMixFle1.hap1, whole genome shotgun sequence genome carries:
- the CIMIP7 gene encoding ciliary microtubule inner protein 7 isoform X2 — translated: MEAKPPPPTAFVQRMKENPAKHIFSRHENRHIFPSSVYSFENGLGKKKILKSRESHNFTHWLPLEEEMKRQRPLLSTYRTDFWTLDEKTGKAPQLLVPRMNRATSASYCGLTTYKHMLKSHVNLQASQDPVTKQMPAIYNNNRAGTAGPSLQRSMSAPYKRLTVSDCLIWRTPDSTIQQSS
- the CIMIP7 gene encoding ciliary microtubule inner protein 7 isoform X1; the encoded protein is MPEAITGTWFPSGFHGHYRSHFRNDISQDYRMEAKPPPPTAFVQRMKENPAKHIFSRHENRHIFPSSVYSFENGLGKKKILKSRESHNFTHWLPLEEEMKRQRPLLSTYRTDFWTLDEKTGKAPQLLVPRMNRATSASYCGLTTYKHMLKSHVNLQASQDPVTKQMPAIYNNNRAGTAGPSLQRSMSAPYKRLTVSDCLIWRTPDSTIQQSS